The following coding sequences are from one Diabrotica virgifera virgifera chromosome 2, PGI_DIABVI_V3a window:
- the LOC126880739 gene encoding uncharacterized protein LOC126880739, with translation MIFRILDDSRKNISRDIKRCDLLSRQDVDNIKRSYNLNINEGVKHKQDAVSVDLWVEECKGLANNPVLYYKQQGQLSSQFTESDFILIIMNDVQASLLMKFGANVIAVDSTHGLNNYDFEMTTVMVIDEFNEGFPVAFMFSNKKDTHVHKLFFQAIKQRVGVIKCKSFMSDITCVFYNAWSEVMGDAQHQLYCSWHIDRAWQSNLSKIIGKEKKEWVYKTLKLLQEHVEVSTFPNKLQIILQQLANDEDTKRFGEYFAKYYSSYCEKWAYCYRQNCGINTNMRLESMHKVIKYFYLDGKRVRRMDKGLHATLKYVRDKIVGRLIKLTKGKHNINNHETIQRHRIAISSTFNMILESPGMWNLEHNAKQYTVKEHCDVSKCCNFTCTFCNICIHQYTCSGPDNFIKKSICKHIHFVAINKTNSRTVECDSVIEKCEESVNTCVNFLSSCNPTIDETKEKIMKKLSSLQAKLHNTDVHAIQPNILSQILHHLNTAENLMDISQSTVLDNNFRDTNDISINKNIEPQKRFFSTQNKRRYDRTLKNPTIDECTEISRFLEGDSTIISKKANEDHRYASSSSSFNLP, from the coding sequence atgatttttagaaTACTTGATGACAgcagaaaaaatatttctcgTGATATCAAGAGATGCGATCTTTTATCGAGACAGGATGTGGATAATATAAAAAGAAGTTACAATTTAAATATCAATGAAGGAGTGAAGCACAAACAGGATGCTGTTAGTGTTGATTTGTGGGTGGAGGAGTGCAAGGGATTAGCCAATAATCCTGTTTTGTACTATAAACAGCAAGGACAGCTTTCCAGTCAGTTTACAGAGAGTGATTTTATACTAATAATAATGAACGATGTACAAGCCTCTCTTCTTATGAAATTTGGAGCAAATGTCATAGCCGTTGACAGTACCCATGGACTCAATAACTATGACTTTGAAATGACTACTGTCATGGTTATTGACGAATTTAACGAAGGTTTCCCTGTAGCCTTTATGTTCAGCAACAAAAAGGACACACATGTACATAAGTTATTTTTTCAAGCAATTAAGCAAAGAGTTGGTGTAATTAAGTGTAAAAGTTTTATGTCTGATATTACATGTGTGTTTTATAATGCATGGTCTGAGGTTATGGGTGATGCACAGCATCAGTTATATTGTTCATGGCACATTGATAGAGCTTGGCAGAGTAACTTATCAAAAATCATAGGAAAAGAAAAAAAGGAATGGGTTTATAAGACACTAAAACTTCTACAGGAACATGTTGAAGTTTCCACATTTCccaataaattgcaaattattctTCAGCAGTTAGCAAATGATGAAGATACAAAACGTTTTGGAgaatattttgcaaaatactaTTCTAGTTATTGTGAAAAGTGGGCATATTGTTACCGACAGAATTGtggtataaatacaaatatgcGTTTGGAAAGTATGCATAAagtcattaaatatttttatttagatgGTAAGCGGGTTCGAAGAATGGATAAAGGACTGCATGCTACATTGAAGTATGTACGTGACAAAATTGTGGGTAGGCTAATTAAGCTTACCAAGGGTAAGCATAATATTAATAATCATGAGACAATACAACGCCATAGAATAGCAATAAGCTCAACTTTTAATATGATTTTAGAAAGTCCGGGAATGTGGAACCTTGAACATAATGCAAAACAGTATACAGTGAAAGAACATTGTGACGTATCAAAGTGTTGTAATTTCACTTGTACCTTTTGCAATATTTGTATTCATCAATATACTTGCAGTGGTCCAgataactttataaaaaaatcaatttgcaAACATATACATTTTGTTGCTATCAACAAAACAAATTCTAGAACGGTTGAATGTGACTCAGTAATAGAGAAGTGTGAGGAATCTGTAAACACGTGTGTAAATTTTTTAAGCAGTTGTAATCCTACTATAGATGAAACCAAAGAAAAAATCATGAAAAAGCTATCAAGTTTGCAAGCAAAACTTCACAATACAGATGTCCATGCAATACAACCTAATATTCTGTCTCAAATTTTACATCACTTAAATACCGCCGAAAACTTAATGGACATATCACAATCAACTGTTTTAGATAATAATTTTAGGGATACAAATGATATTTCAATTAATAAGAACATAGAGCCACAAAAAAGATTTTTCTCTACTCAGAACAAACGACGATATGATAGGACTCTTAAAAATCCTACTATTGATGAATGTACAGAAATATCACGTTTCTTAGAAGGCGATTCAACTATCATATCAAAAAAGGCAAATGAGGATCACAGATAtgcgtcatcatcatcatcattcaatcttcCCTAA